A genomic segment from Pseudoxanthomonas sp. CF385 encodes:
- a CDS encoding DMT family transporter — MPTVPAHFRAASLMLGSTVLFALMVVAIRLASATLHTFEIAFFRNFFGLLAAAPLILRHGPGFLKTTQFPRYLFRCLIGICSMLAGFWAIGHLPLAQAVSLSYSTPLFVTLAAAAMLNEQVRARRWTAVGLGFIGVLVIVRPGTTEFTVDALIAVLAAVMSALVAIQIKQLSNTEPADRIVIYTTLLWVPMSLFPALAVWEWPQGITWVWVVAAGVLGTGGHMLWTRALKLGEVSALTPISFMQLPVVALFGWLLFDESLDAWTLVGAGIIFGANAYIAHREAVLARRAASEAPSAAAKPGE, encoded by the coding sequence ATGCCCACCGTTCCCGCCCACTTCCGCGCCGCCTCGCTGATGCTGGGCAGCACGGTGCTGTTCGCCCTGATGGTGGTGGCGATCCGACTCGCCTCGGCGACCCTGCACACGTTCGAGATCGCCTTCTTCCGCAATTTCTTCGGCCTGCTCGCCGCCGCGCCGCTGATCCTGCGGCATGGCCCGGGATTCCTGAAGACCACCCAATTCCCGCGCTACCTGTTCCGCTGCCTGATCGGCATCTGCTCGATGCTGGCCGGCTTCTGGGCGATCGGCCACCTGCCGCTGGCGCAGGCCGTGTCGCTGTCGTACTCCACACCGCTGTTCGTCACCCTCGCCGCCGCGGCGATGCTCAACGAGCAGGTGCGTGCGCGCCGCTGGACGGCAGTGGGGCTCGGCTTCATCGGCGTGCTGGTGATCGTGCGGCCGGGCACCACCGAATTCACGGTGGATGCGCTGATCGCGGTGCTTGCCGCGGTGATGAGCGCGCTGGTCGCCATCCAGATCAAGCAACTGTCCAACACCGAACCGGCCGACCGCATCGTCATCTACACCACCCTGCTGTGGGTGCCGATGTCGCTGTTCCCCGCGCTGGCCGTGTGGGAATGGCCGCAAGGCATCACCTGGGTCTGGGTGGTCGCCGCCGGCGTGCTCGGCACCGGCGGCCACATGCTGTGGACGCGCGCGCTCAAGCTGGGTGAAGTCTCGGCGCTGACGCCGATCAGCTTCATGCAGTTGCCGGTGGTCGCCCTGTTCGGCTGGCTGCTGTTCGACGAATCGCTCGACGCCTGGACGCTGGTCGGTGCCGGCATCATCTTCGGCGCCAATGCCTACATCGCGCATCGCGAGGCCGTACTGGCCCGTCGCGCCGCCTCCGAAGCGCCCAGCGCGGCGGCCAAGCCCGGCGAATGA